In a single window of the Arthrobacter sp. StoSoilA2 genome:
- a CDS encoding nucleoside triphosphate pyrophosphatase, which translates to MTRLILASQSPARTKLLREAGIQHDILVSDVDEDAVQAHYGVTDAHDTALLLARAKAEAVAALPEAEGALVIGCDSVFEFDGESHGKPYTAEVARERMLRMSGSKGVLHTGHWLVDCRDTAADVDENEPADGTGATVGSVSSAEVHFVEMTADDIDAYIATGEPLHCAGSFTIDGLGGAFIRKVDGDPHAVVGLSISTLRELLVHANVGITELWDAHQ; encoded by the coding sequence GTGACCCGATTGATCCTTGCCTCGCAATCCCCTGCCCGCACCAAGTTGCTGAGGGAAGCGGGAATCCAGCACGACATCCTCGTCTCGGACGTGGATGAGGACGCGGTGCAGGCGCACTACGGCGTCACGGACGCGCACGACACTGCGCTGCTCCTGGCCCGGGCAAAGGCTGAAGCCGTGGCCGCGCTACCCGAGGCCGAGGGCGCCCTGGTGATCGGCTGCGATTCGGTTTTCGAGTTCGACGGCGAGTCCCACGGCAAGCCCTACACGGCGGAGGTCGCCCGCGAGCGGATGCTGCGCATGAGCGGCTCCAAGGGTGTGCTGCACACGGGTCACTGGCTTGTTGATTGCCGGGACACCGCAGCCGACGTGGACGAGAACGAGCCCGCGGACGGAACGGGAGCGACGGTCGGCTCTGTGTCGAGTGCCGAGGTTCACTTCGTTGAGATGACGGCGGACGACATCGACGCCTACATTGCCACCGGAGAACCGCTGCACTGCGCGGGCTCGTTCACCATCGACGGCCTGGGCGGCGCATTTATCCGCAAGGTGGACGGCGACCCGCACGCCGTCGTCGGGCTTTCCATCTCTACCCTGCGCGAACTGCTGGTCCACGCGAACGTTGGAATCACCGAACTGTGGGACGCGCACCAGTAG
- a CDS encoding HAD family hydrolase — protein sequence MLLLVDLDDTLVDRTSAFACWATNFVRSLGRPHSDAAWLITADRDGYEPRGSLALAIKQRFRMDRGIEALVDTLLFEHVELMTMDPRTRIALREAREAGWRIGIVTNGATAQQTQKIEHLGIEPYVDCVVISEAVGMKKPDAGIFRLAAQEWGCDLTDGWMVGDHPIADISGGRAARLKTGWVSRGQEWPNDVPPPTLTRRTAAEVIDALIRIDARNARRRRQG from the coding sequence ATGCTGCTGCTCGTGGACCTGGACGACACCTTGGTCGACAGGACTTCGGCCTTTGCTTGCTGGGCTACGAATTTCGTGCGCTCGCTTGGCAGGCCGCATTCTGATGCAGCATGGCTCATCACTGCAGACCGGGATGGTTATGAGCCGCGGGGATCCTTGGCTCTCGCCATCAAACAGCGTTTTCGCATGGACCGTGGAATCGAAGCCCTGGTAGACACCTTGCTCTTTGAGCATGTGGAACTGATGACCATGGATCCGCGTACGCGCATCGCACTGAGGGAGGCGCGGGAGGCCGGATGGAGGATTGGCATCGTCACGAATGGGGCGACGGCGCAGCAGACACAGAAGATCGAACACCTAGGAATTGAACCCTACGTCGATTGCGTCGTGATTTCCGAGGCTGTTGGCATGAAGAAGCCTGATGCTGGGATTTTTCGGCTGGCGGCGCAGGAATGGGGTTGCGATCTGACCGATGGCTGGATGGTGGGAGATCATCCCATCGCCGATATCTCGGGTGGACGCGCGGCGCGATTAAAGACCGGTTGGGTCTCCCGCGGGCAGGAATGGCCCAACGACGTGCCGCCGCCGACCCTCACTCGCCGCACGGCTGCCGAGGTTATCGATGCTCTGATTCGGATCGACGCCAGAAACGCCCGACGTCGGCGCCAAGGTTGA
- a CDS encoding MMPL family transporter has translation MASFLYRLGKFSYRRRWLVISLWLAVLLAVGGSAAAFHGSMSNNFSIPGTETQRMADKLKEALPDASGGSASVAFDAGDSGFDQAKKDAVATALTKLEAMPDVQGTVNPFTTQEQLDKAAADIADGEAKAAEGKTQLDAARAQLEAGEAQLAGAEQQMTATGLTPAQIEAQLAPQRAELAANKAKLDAGAKEAADGATALALGKRQLEASQGMRFVSTDNKAAIAQVQFKTSINAVDPAVRKQVQDIVQGVSSAGVTAYASKEITEDVSQIFGVAEIVGVAVAALVLILMLGTLIAAGLPLVMALIGVAVGVGGTFALTGVINMSSISPMLALMLGLAVGIDYSLFIVNRHRNQLLAGMDGEESAALATGTSGNAVLFAGLTVIIALAALVVPGLPFLAVMGVAAAATVAVAVVVALTLTPAVLALIGPKLISKRAWAKAAKHNAEPGHEAADRALEEKRSSSGWGGLVTRHPWVSLVASVVLLGALALPASQLRLALPDGGSEPVDSQAFKAYDLTRSSFGEGVTGPIVVVAEFPEGLSETDAKNKQFDVAEQLRSVENVTAAVPVALSEDRRTAVFQVIPKEGPASASTVQVVSDIRAKGTQIRENLDVSIGLTGQTAGNIDVSAKLGAALPPYLAIVVGLSLILLLLVFRSIVVPLLATGGFLLSLAAAFGAVVAVYQWGWLGAIFDVANPGAVLSFLPIILIGVLFGLAMDYQVFITSGMRESFMHGENAKHAVRTGFSHAAAVVTAAAIIMVSVFSGFIFSHLTMVRPLGFAMAFGVLIDAFVVRMTIVPAVMYLLGEKAWWLPKWLQRILPDVDVEGAKLNRSDRRKAGSEELVH, from the coding sequence ATGGCCTCGTTCCTCTACCGTCTCGGCAAGTTTTCCTACCGCCGCCGCTGGCTGGTCATCTCGCTGTGGCTGGCAGTCCTCCTGGCCGTGGGAGGTTCGGCCGCCGCGTTCCACGGCAGCATGTCCAACAACTTCAGCATCCCCGGCACGGAAACGCAGAGGATGGCCGACAAACTCAAAGAAGCCCTGCCCGACGCGTCCGGCGGCTCGGCGAGCGTGGCCTTCGACGCCGGCGACTCCGGTTTTGACCAAGCCAAGAAGGACGCCGTTGCCACTGCGCTCACCAAGCTTGAAGCCATGCCGGACGTGCAGGGAACGGTGAATCCGTTCACCACGCAGGAGCAGCTGGACAAGGCCGCGGCCGACATCGCCGATGGCGAAGCGAAGGCTGCCGAAGGCAAGACCCAGCTGGACGCAGCCCGTGCCCAGCTGGAAGCGGGCGAAGCCCAGCTTGCCGGTGCGGAACAGCAGATGACCGCAACAGGCCTCACGCCGGCACAAATCGAGGCCCAACTTGCGCCTCAGCGTGCCGAACTCGCCGCCAACAAAGCAAAGCTCGACGCCGGTGCCAAGGAAGCAGCGGACGGAGCCACCGCGTTGGCCTTGGGAAAGCGCCAGCTGGAGGCCTCCCAAGGGATGCGCTTCGTGTCCACTGACAACAAGGCCGCCATCGCCCAGGTCCAATTCAAGACCTCCATCAATGCCGTTGATCCCGCCGTCCGCAAGCAAGTTCAGGACATTGTTCAGGGCGTCTCCTCGGCCGGTGTCACGGCATACGCCAGCAAGGAAATCACCGAGGACGTCTCACAGATCTTCGGAGTGGCGGAGATCGTCGGTGTCGCAGTGGCAGCCCTCGTTCTGATCCTCATGCTGGGCACGCTCATCGCAGCCGGCCTGCCCCTCGTCATGGCCCTCATCGGCGTGGCGGTGGGCGTCGGCGGAACATTCGCGCTAACCGGCGTGATCAACATGAGCTCCATCTCCCCGATGCTTGCCCTGATGCTCGGGCTTGCAGTCGGCATCGACTACTCCCTGTTCATCGTCAACCGCCACCGCAACCAGCTCCTCGCCGGAATGGACGGCGAGGAATCCGCAGCCCTCGCCACCGGAACATCAGGCAACGCCGTACTGTTCGCGGGCCTCACCGTCATCATCGCGTTGGCGGCACTCGTGGTCCCGGGGCTGCCCTTCCTGGCTGTCATGGGTGTTGCCGCCGCAGCGACAGTTGCCGTCGCCGTCGTCGTTGCTTTGACCTTGACGCCCGCCGTTCTGGCTTTGATCGGCCCCAAACTCATCTCCAAGCGAGCATGGGCCAAAGCCGCCAAGCACAATGCCGAGCCGGGCCACGAAGCCGCGGATCGGGCCCTGGAAGAAAAGCGCAGCAGCAGCGGCTGGGGCGGCTTGGTCACACGGCATCCTTGGGTTTCCCTTGTAGCCAGCGTGGTTCTGTTGGGCGCCCTGGCGCTGCCGGCTTCCCAGCTTCGCCTGGCACTTCCCGACGGCGGATCCGAGCCAGTCGATTCGCAAGCCTTCAAAGCCTACGACCTCACGCGCAGCAGCTTCGGCGAAGGCGTCACCGGACCGATCGTCGTCGTCGCCGAATTCCCGGAGGGGCTCAGCGAAACCGATGCCAAGAACAAGCAGTTCGACGTCGCGGAACAGCTGCGTAGCGTGGAAAACGTCACGGCGGCCGTGCCTGTGGCCCTGAGCGAAGATCGCCGCACGGCCGTCTTCCAGGTCATTCCCAAAGAAGGCCCAGCCAGCGCCAGCACAGTCCAGGTAGTTTCCGACATCCGGGCCAAGGGCACTCAAATCCGCGAGAACCTCGACGTCAGCATCGGCCTCACCGGCCAGACAGCCGGCAACATTGACGTCTCCGCAAAGCTCGGGGCTGCACTGCCGCCGTACTTGGCGATCGTCGTCGGACTTTCGCTGATCCTGTTGCTGCTCGTCTTCCGCTCGATTGTGGTTCCTCTGCTCGCCACCGGCGGGTTCCTCTTGTCACTGGCCGCCGCATTCGGCGCCGTCGTGGCCGTCTATCAATGGGGCTGGTTGGGAGCAATTTTCGACGTCGCCAACCCGGGCGCCGTCCTGAGCTTCCTGCCGATCATCCTGATCGGCGTGCTGTTTGGCCTCGCGATGGACTATCAGGTGTTCATAACATCCGGCATGCGTGAATCATTTATGCATGGTGAGAACGCCAAACACGCTGTTCGCACCGGCTTCAGCCACGCCGCAGCAGTGGTCACCGCAGCCGCGATCATCATGGTCAGTGTGTTCTCCGGCTTCATTTTCAGCCACCTCACCATGGTCCGGCCGTTGGGCTTCGCGATGGCGTTCGGTGTGCTGATCGATGCCTTCGTCGTCCGCATGACAATCGTTCCCGCCGTCATGTACCTGCTTGGCGAGAAGGCCTGGTGGTTGCCCAAGTGGTTGCAGCGCATCCTGCCGGATGTGGACGTCGAAGGCGCCAAACTGAACCGGAGCGACCGCCGCAAGGCCGGCTCCGAGGAACTGGTCCACTGA
- a CDS encoding TetR/AcrR family transcriptional regulator, with product MTSISSEPGTVESAEPSGPSRRELNKAATRASITTAALDLLRTNGPGNFTVEDITASAGVSRRTFFNYFSSLEAALASVADGFMDRALEQFRLRPAEESILESAQAALMALADPMSVAPMAELFSLTHENRSLARSELEAWEYCTGQIIDAARGRLGPDTSELYLHALAGSVISCGKAAMTVWFAERGPDLSAESLAVLRQYLIDAMGLLGAGFAPSSEATPQAASAAQASSSSSTDRF from the coding sequence GTGACTTCAATCAGCAGCGAGCCGGGCACCGTGGAATCGGCCGAACCCTCCGGACCTTCACGGCGCGAGCTCAACAAGGCGGCAACCCGGGCCTCCATCACCACCGCAGCCCTTGACCTTTTGCGCACCAACGGCCCGGGCAATTTCACGGTGGAGGACATCACTGCCAGCGCTGGCGTTTCGCGTCGCACGTTTTTCAACTACTTTTCGAGCCTCGAGGCTGCCCTCGCGTCCGTGGCCGACGGCTTCATGGATCGCGCCCTCGAGCAATTCCGCCTGAGGCCAGCGGAGGAGTCGATCCTCGAATCCGCACAGGCCGCGCTGATGGCCCTCGCTGACCCCATGTCCGTAGCACCCATGGCCGAACTCTTCAGCCTCACCCACGAGAACCGTTCCCTGGCCCGTTCCGAACTCGAAGCATGGGAGTACTGCACAGGGCAGATTATCGACGCCGCCCGCGGCAGGCTTGGCCCGGACACCAGCGAGCTCTACCTGCATGCCCTGGCCGGATCCGTCATCTCGTGCGGCAAGGCAGCCATGACAGTTTGGTTCGCCGAACGTGGTCCTGACCTATCGGCCGAATCGCTGGCGGTTCTGCGCCAGTACCTCATCGACGCCATGGGCCTGCTGGGAGCCGGCTTCGCGCCGTCGTCGGAAGCCACTCCGCAAGCGGCGTCAGCTGCGCAAGCATCATCCTCCTCCTCCACAGATCGGTTCTGA
- a CDS encoding HNH endonuclease signature motif containing protein: MASDLIDQLRVLEDMKSAISGLQARIAVAFDLAQRQAQAESGVPASEQGKGVAAQVALARRESPNRGSRLLGLAKALLIEMPRTLAAVEAGQLNEWRATLLVKETACLSSEDRCAVDEELAADTGTFDCAGDRAIIAAVKAAAYRRDPRSVTQRAARAATERHVSLRPAPDTMTYLTALLPVAQGVAAYAALSQFADTAKSSGDDRSRGQVMADTLVDRLTGTAGGISKVEVQLIMTDRTLFQGDTEPARLKDTGLFLPAGRSLIEAGEGVATASGQDPRGQTSQEPGIDVWLRRLFTAPGTGELVSTDSKARLFPVGMRRFIEARDNTCRTPYCDAPIRHIDHIVPWQNRGPTDLANGAGLCEQCNHTKENPGWTAKPLAGKPGMHTLEIITPTGHRYRSKAPPLPGTRALPGTHGNGVGSKDPEQG, translated from the coding sequence ATTGCAAGTGACCTGATTGACCAACTGCGTGTGTTGGAGGACATGAAGTCCGCCATCTCCGGTCTGCAGGCCAGGATTGCTGTGGCCTTTGATCTGGCCCAGCGTCAGGCGCAGGCGGAGTCCGGCGTTCCCGCCTCGGAGCAGGGCAAGGGAGTGGCCGCGCAGGTGGCGTTGGCCAGGCGGGAGTCGCCGAACCGAGGATCCCGGTTGCTGGGCCTGGCAAAGGCTTTGCTGATTGAGATGCCACGCACCCTGGCTGCGGTGGAGGCTGGCCAGCTCAACGAGTGGCGGGCGACGCTGCTGGTAAAGGAAACAGCCTGCCTCTCCTCGGAAGACCGCTGCGCGGTCGACGAAGAACTCGCCGCCGACACCGGAACCTTCGACTGCGCCGGAGACCGCGCCATCATCGCTGCAGTCAAAGCAGCCGCTTACCGCCGTGACCCCCGTTCCGTCACCCAGCGCGCAGCCCGCGCAGCCACGGAGCGGCACGTCAGCCTCCGCCCTGCACCGGATACGATGACCTACCTCACCGCACTGCTGCCCGTAGCCCAAGGCGTTGCAGCTTACGCAGCCCTCAGCCAATTCGCTGACACTGCCAAATCCAGCGGAGATGACCGCTCCCGTGGGCAAGTCATGGCCGATACTTTGGTTGATCGGCTTACCGGTACCGCTGGCGGCATTTCCAAGGTGGAGGTCCAGCTCATTATGACCGACCGCACCCTCTTCCAAGGCGACACTGAGCCCGCACGGCTCAAGGATACGGGATTGTTCCTGCCGGCTGGGCGGTCACTCATCGAAGCAGGTGAGGGCGTGGCTACGGCCAGCGGGCAGGACCCTCGCGGGCAGACTTCTCAAGAACCGGGCATTGACGTGTGGCTTCGCAGGCTGTTCACAGCACCTGGTACCGGTGAACTTGTGTCGACGGACTCAAAGGCGCGCCTCTTCCCTGTCGGAATGCGGCGCTTCATCGAAGCAAGGGACAATACCTGCCGAACACCATATTGTGACGCGCCCATTCGGCATATCGACCACATCGTTCCGTGGCAAAATCGTGGACCAACCGATCTGGCAAACGGGGCTGGACTCTGCGAACAGTGCAACCACACCAAGGAAAACCCCGGCTGGACGGCAAAGCCGCTGGCTGGGAAGCCCGGCATGCACACACTGGAAATCATTACGCCTACCGGACACAGATACCGGTCCAAGGCCCCGCCCCTGCCGGGGACGCGCGCCCTGCCGGGGACGCACGGGAACGGCGTTGGCAGTAAGGATCCCGAACAAGGTTGA
- a CDS encoding YbjQ family protein, translated as MLIVTSNEIPGHRIDAVFGEVMGLTVRSRDIGSQMLAGFRSLGGGELPEMTRALYESRQEVMARMVNEAQQRGANAIVAMRFDTSEMGTNWTEVCAYGTAVYVLPLGEGEPGATGQSVYLTKNAGQQAAQPQQNTPPAPPQQQPTPPHQF; from the coding sequence ATGTTGATCGTCACCTCCAATGAGATACCCGGCCACCGCATTGATGCCGTCTTCGGCGAAGTCATGGGCCTGACCGTCCGCTCGCGCGATATTGGCTCGCAGATGCTTGCTGGCTTCCGCTCCCTCGGTGGCGGGGAGCTGCCCGAAATGACCAGGGCGCTCTACGAAAGCCGACAGGAAGTCATGGCCCGCATGGTCAACGAAGCACAACAGCGCGGCGCCAACGCAATTGTCGCCATGCGCTTCGACACCTCCGAAATGGGGACCAACTGGACGGAAGTCTGCGCCTATGGCACGGCCGTCTACGTACTTCCGCTCGGCGAGGGCGAGCCCGGCGCCACGGGACAGTCGGTGTACCTGACAAAGAACGCAGGCCAACAGGCCGCCCAGCCGCAGCAGAACACTCCCCCGGCTCCCCCGCAGCAGCAGCCCACACCTCCGCACCAGTTCTGA
- a CDS encoding dicarboxylate/amino acid:cation symporter: MSTSTNTSPSAGTTGFRLPKWAGSFGVQIIAALIIGLVLGLIAKYTGSTKAAPNGLGATLQTIGSSYVSLLQTAVVPLIFTAVVSSIANLRQVSNAARLAWNTLLWFAITSLVSVLIGIGLGVLLQPGAATGITQKAEYAGKTGDWWAFLIGLFPKNFLGLGASSTVTESANAATTVSTSVSFNVLQILVVAIAVGIAALKVGKQAEAFLTFNASALAVIQKVLWWIIRIAPLGTIGLIGNAVAIYGWDTIGSLGKFTAAIYIGLALVLFVLYPILVRVHGLSIKQYFSGVWPAVQLAFVSRSSIGTLPLTQRVAERNLGVPSGYASFAVPLGATTKMDGCAAIYPAIAAIFVAQFFGINLDFSQYLLIVLVSVLGSAATAGTTGAVVMLTLTLSTLGLPLAGVGLLLAIDPILDMGRTAVNVAGQALIPAIVAKRQGILDESLYNAPRNGAAFADEFANDTAAAATEARELADSKA, from the coding sequence GTGAGCACCTCAACCAACACTTCCCCATCAGCTGGAACGACCGGCTTCCGGCTCCCCAAGTGGGCAGGATCCTTCGGCGTCCAGATCATCGCGGCCCTCATCATTGGCCTCGTACTTGGCCTCATCGCAAAGTACACCGGCAGCACCAAGGCCGCCCCGAACGGGCTCGGCGCAACTCTTCAAACGATTGGCTCCAGCTACGTCTCGTTGCTGCAGACCGCCGTCGTTCCTTTGATCTTCACCGCGGTAGTGAGCTCCATCGCGAACCTTCGCCAGGTTTCCAACGCCGCCCGTCTGGCATGGAACACGCTGCTCTGGTTTGCCATCACTTCGCTGGTTTCTGTGCTCATCGGCATCGGCCTGGGTGTGCTCTTGCAGCCTGGTGCAGCTACCGGGATCACGCAGAAGGCCGAGTACGCCGGCAAAACCGGTGACTGGTGGGCATTCCTGATCGGGCTGTTCCCCAAGAACTTCCTCGGACTCGGCGCAAGCTCCACTGTCACGGAGAGCGCCAACGCTGCCACCACGGTCAGCACCTCCGTCAGCTTCAACGTACTCCAGATCCTGGTGGTCGCGATCGCCGTAGGCATCGCTGCTCTCAAGGTCGGCAAGCAGGCAGAAGCGTTCCTGACCTTCAACGCCTCCGCACTGGCCGTCATCCAGAAGGTCCTGTGGTGGATCATCCGCATCGCTCCGCTGGGCACTATCGGCCTGATCGGTAACGCAGTTGCCATCTACGGCTGGGACACCATCGGCTCCCTGGGCAAGTTCACTGCCGCCATCTACATTGGCCTGGCACTTGTGCTCTTCGTGCTCTACCCCATCCTGGTCCGCGTCCACGGCCTTTCCATCAAGCAGTACTTCTCCGGTGTTTGGCCGGCCGTGCAGTTGGCATTCGTTTCCCGTTCCTCGATCGGTACGCTGCCGCTCACGCAGCGCGTCGCCGAGCGTAACCTTGGCGTCCCGTCCGGCTATGCTTCGTTCGCCGTGCCGCTCGGTGCCACCACCAAAATGGACGGTTGCGCGGCGATCTACCCCGCCATCGCAGCGATCTTCGTGGCCCAGTTCTTCGGTATCAACCTGGACTTCAGCCAGTACCTGCTGATCGTCCTGGTCTCCGTGCTTGGTTCCGCTGCCACGGCAGGTACCACTGGCGCCGTCGTCATGCTCACGCTGACCCTGTCCACGCTGGGACTGCCGCTGGCCGGCGTCGGACTCCTGCTGGCGATCGATCCCATCCTGGACATGGGCCGCACGGCCGTCAACGTGGCAGGCCAGGCGCTCATTCCTGCAATCGTCGCCAAGCGCCAGGGCATCTTGGACGAATCGCTGTACAACGCGCCCCGCAATGGTGCCGCGTTCGCTGACGAGTTCGCCAATGACACCGCTGCTGCCGCAACAGAGGCGCGCGAACTGGCCGACTCAAAGGCCTGA
- a CDS encoding DUF885 domain-containing protein, which translates to MTTANTPARAKTAIDSVADAYTEKLIELNPSFATTLGLPGHETEYQDYSPAGAEAHAQATREALESLAALEPTDESDVVTLDAMRERLGLELEIHETGWDAADLNNIASPAQDIRAIFDLMPTDTVEQWEHIAGRAANVPGAIEGYISSLRAAKEDGKVAAARQVRIVIEQTGRYAAKDGFFAKMAAGATLAGSPLPADLQSKLDAGASAARSAYESLGTFLQDELLPVAPEKDAVGRERYALASRSFLGAAVDLEETYAWGVQELERLISEQEKVAAQIKPGASIEEAKSILNNDPARQIKGTNALKAWMQELSDRAVSELADVHFDIPDVMKTLECMIAPTDEGGIYYTGPSDDFSRPGRMWWSVPAGEDTFTTWSETTTVYHEGVPGHHLQVATATYRRELLNNWRRNACWVSGHGEGWALYAEQLMLELGYLKDPGDHMGMLDGQRMRAARVVFDIGVHLELPVPERWGTGTWTPEKGFGFLKSNLDISEGQLQFEFTRYLGWPGQAPSYKVGQRLWEQIRAELETREGFDLKSFHSKALNIGSVGLDVLRRALLG; encoded by the coding sequence GTGACTACTGCAAACACGCCTGCACGAGCCAAGACCGCCATCGATTCCGTTGCTGACGCGTACACGGAAAAGCTGATCGAACTCAATCCCAGCTTTGCCACCACGCTGGGGTTGCCGGGGCACGAGACTGAATATCAGGACTACTCGCCGGCGGGTGCCGAGGCGCATGCGCAGGCCACCCGGGAGGCGCTGGAATCGTTGGCGGCCTTGGAACCGACCGACGAATCCGACGTCGTCACACTTGACGCAATGCGCGAGCGGCTTGGCCTGGAGCTGGAGATCCATGAAACCGGCTGGGATGCTGCCGACCTCAACAACATCGCCTCGCCCGCGCAGGATATCCGCGCCATCTTCGACCTCATGCCGACGGACACTGTTGAGCAGTGGGAACACATCGCAGGCCGTGCCGCCAACGTTCCCGGTGCAATCGAAGGCTACATTTCCTCGCTTCGCGCCGCCAAAGAAGACGGCAAAGTAGCCGCCGCCCGCCAGGTTCGGATCGTCATCGAACAAACCGGCCGGTACGCCGCCAAGGACGGCTTCTTCGCCAAGATGGCGGCCGGAGCCACACTGGCTGGTTCGCCGCTTCCGGCGGACCTTCAGTCCAAGCTCGACGCCGGAGCCTCCGCCGCGCGATCAGCCTACGAATCGTTGGGTACTTTCCTCCAGGACGAGCTTCTCCCCGTTGCCCCGGAAAAGGACGCGGTGGGACGGGAACGGTATGCCCTGGCTTCCCGCTCGTTCCTCGGCGCGGCCGTAGACCTCGAGGAAACATACGCCTGGGGCGTCCAGGAGCTGGAACGGCTCATCAGCGAACAGGAAAAGGTAGCCGCGCAGATCAAGCCCGGTGCCAGCATCGAAGAAGCCAAAAGCATCCTCAACAATGATCCGGCCCGCCAAATCAAGGGAACGAACGCCCTGAAGGCGTGGATGCAGGAGCTCTCGGACCGCGCAGTATCCGAGCTCGCCGACGTCCATTTCGACATCCCGGATGTCATGAAAACCCTCGAATGCATGATCGCCCCCACCGACGAAGGGGGCATCTACTACACCGGCCCGTCCGACGACTTCTCCCGGCCCGGCCGCATGTGGTGGTCCGTTCCCGCCGGCGAAGACACCTTCACCACCTGGTCCGAAACGACCACGGTTTACCACGAAGGCGTGCCCGGCCACCACCTGCAGGTCGCCACCGCCACCTACCGCCGCGAACTCCTGAACAACTGGCGCCGCAACGCCTGCTGGGTTTCCGGACACGGCGAAGGTTGGGCACTCTACGCTGAGCAGCTCATGCTGGAACTGGGCTACCTCAAAGACCCCGGCGACCACATGGGCATGCTGGACGGCCAACGCATGCGCGCCGCCCGCGTTGTGTTCGACATTGGCGTCCATCTGGAACTGCCCGTCCCCGAACGCTGGGGCACGGGAACCTGGACTCCCGAGAAGGGCTTTGGCTTCCTCAAATCCAACCTCGACATCAGCGAAGGCCAGCTCCAGTTCGAATTCACCCGCTACCTCGGGTGGCCCGGGCAGGCACCGTCGTACAAGGTGGGCCAGCGGCTCTGGGAGCAGATCCGGGCCGAGCTTGAAACCCGCGAAGGGTTTGACCTGAAATCGTTCCACAGCAAGGCACTAAATATTGGCTCGGTCGGCTTGGACGTGCTGCGGCGGGCGTTGCTCGGGTGA
- a CDS encoding acyl-CoA carboxylase epsilon subunit encodes MFSVVKGEPTAEELAALAAVVASVGVPQTSAPAKPNVRHWVRRQQLRLDPTPGPGAWKRSRG; translated from the coding sequence ATGTTCTCCGTGGTCAAGGGAGAACCCACGGCCGAAGAGCTCGCGGCGCTTGCCGCCGTCGTCGCTTCCGTGGGAGTACCCCAAACGTCGGCGCCTGCAAAGCCGAATGTTCGTCATTGGGTGCGCCGTCAACAGTTGCGCCTTGACCCCACACCGGGTCCGGGCGCGTGGAAGCGCAGCCGCGGATAG